A region from the Kineothrix sp. IPX-CK genome encodes:
- the pheT gene encoding phenylalanine--tRNA ligase subunit beta, whose translation MNTALSWIKAYVPELECTDQEYCDAMTLSGTKVEGYERLDKNLEKIVVGQIEKIERHPDADKLIVCQVNVGREVIQIVTGAPNVKEGDKVPVVLDGGKVAGGHDGGPLPENGIEIKAGKLRGVPSYGMMCSIEELGTTREMYPEAPEYGIYIFGNDVQVGSDAAEALGLKDTVFEYEITSNRVDCYSVLGIAREAAATFRKPFVVPAVEVKENDERVENYISVDVKDPDLCSRYIARVCTNIKIGPSPKWMQRRLAASGIRPINNLVDITNYVMEEYGQPMHAFDLDTIAGHKIIVRRAKDGDEFQTLDGQMRKLDKEMLMICDAEKEIGIAGIMGGENSKITDDVKTVLFEAATFNGTNIRKSAKRIGLRTDASGKFEKGLDPHNAEAAINRACQLIQELGCGEVVGGMVDVCVPMKEDVQIRFDPERINKLLGTDISKDEMLRIFEMLELKYEKETDMLVVPSFRQDIVCGADVAEEVARFYGYDKIPVSLPSGEATTGKLPFKLRIEQKARDIAQFSGFSQGMCYSFESPKVFDKLLLPLDSDLRKAITIANPLGEDFSIMRTISLNGMLTSLATNYNRRNKDVRLYELGNIYIPKALPLTELPDERMQFTFGMYGEGDFFTMKGVVEEFFDSIGLRKKPVYDPEAGKPFLHPGRQAGIVYEGTLVGYLGEVHPEVCDNYDIGTKVYIAVLDMPQIEPFATFDRKYEGIAKYPAVSRDISMVVPKNILVGQIETMIEQRGGNILEAYNLFDIYEGAQIKAGYKSVAYSITFRAKDRTLEENDVASAMKKILNGLESMGIELRQ comes from the coding sequence ATGAACACAGCATTATCATGGATCAAAGCATATGTACCGGAACTGGAATGTACCGATCAGGAATATTGTGATGCGATGACACTGTCGGGAACGAAGGTGGAAGGTTATGAAAGATTGGATAAGAATCTGGAAAAAATAGTAGTAGGTCAGATTGAAAAAATAGAGAGGCATCCCGATGCGGATAAACTGATCGTATGTCAGGTGAACGTAGGAAGAGAAGTGATACAGATCGTTACGGGCGCTCCTAATGTCAAAGAAGGAGATAAAGTACCGGTGGTATTAGACGGAGGTAAAGTGGCGGGAGGACATGACGGCGGTCCGCTTCCTGAAAATGGGATCGAAATCAAGGCAGGCAAGCTTCGCGGCGTTCCCTCTTACGGTATGATGTGCTCTATCGAGGAGCTTGGAACTACGAGAGAAATGTATCCGGAGGCACCCGAATACGGTATTTATATTTTCGGAAACGATGTGCAGGTAGGCTCCGATGCAGCAGAAGCCTTGGGGCTCAAGGATACTGTATTTGAATACGAGATCACCTCCAACCGCGTGGACTGTTACAGTGTGCTTGGCATTGCGCGCGAGGCGGCGGCAACTTTTAGAAAGCCTTTCGTCGTTCCGGCAGTGGAAGTGAAAGAAAATGACGAAAGGGTTGAGAACTATATTTCTGTGGATGTAAAGGACCCGGACTTGTGCTCCAGATATATTGCGAGAGTATGTACCAATATTAAAATAGGACCTTCTCCTAAATGGATGCAGAGACGCCTGGCGGCCAGCGGTATCCGCCCAATCAACAATTTGGTTGACATAACTAACTACGTGATGGAGGAATATGGGCAGCCGATGCACGCCTTTGATTTGGATACGATAGCGGGGCATAAAATTATAGTTCGCCGTGCGAAGGATGGAGATGAGTTCCAGACGTTGGACGGACAGATGAGAAAGCTGGACAAAGAAATGCTTATGATATGCGACGCTGAAAAGGAAATCGGCATTGCAGGAATCATGGGCGGCGAGAATTCTAAGATTACGGATGACGTAAAGACCGTTTTATTCGAGGCAGCAACTTTCAACGGCACGAACATCCGTAAATCGGCTAAGAGAATCGGACTTCGCACCGATGCTTCCGGCAAGTTCGAAAAGGGTTTGGACCCTCATAATGCGGAGGCGGCAATCAATAGAGCCTGCCAATTAATACAAGAGCTAGGCTGCGGAGAAGTAGTGGGCGGAATGGTAGATGTGTGCGTTCCGATGAAAGAGGATGTTCAGATACGTTTCGATCCGGAGAGGATCAATAAGCTTCTAGGGACTGATATTTCAAAAGACGAGATGCTTCGTATCTTCGAGATGCTAGAGCTTAAGTATGAGAAGGAAACGGATATGCTTGTAGTGCCGTCTTTCCGTCAGGATATTGTGTGTGGTGCGGACGTGGCGGAAGAAGTGGCTAGATTCTACGGATACGATAAGATTCCGGTATCACTTCCAAGCGGCGAAGCGACGACGGGAAAGCTTCCCTTCAAACTGCGAATCGAGCAGAAAGCGAGGGATATAGCACAGTTTAGCGGGTTCTCGCAGGGAATGTGTTATTCCTTCGAAAGTCCCAAAGTGTTCGATAAATTGCTGCTTCCTCTGGACAGCGATTTGAGGAAGGCGATTACGATAGCTAATCCCTTGGGCGAAGACTTTTCCATTATGAGGACGATTTCCCTTAATGGAATGCTAACGAGCCTCGCTACGAATTACAATAGAAGAAATAAAGATGTAAGGTTGTATGAGCTTGGAAATATCTATATTCCCAAGGCGTTGCCGCTTACTGAGCTGCCTGATGAGAGAATGCAGTTTACGTTTGGTATGTACGGTGAGGGAGATTTCTTCACGATGAAGGGTGTTGTAGAGGAATTCTTTGACAGCATTGGTCTGAGGAAGAAGCCTGTTTACGATCCGGAGGCTGGGAAGCCTTTCCTTCATCCGGGACGTCAGGCGGGAATAGTATATGAGGGCACATTGGTAGGCTATCTGGGTGAGGTGCATCCTGAGGTATGTGATAACTACGATATAGGAACAAAGGTGTATATCGCTGTTCTGGATATGCCGCAGATAGAGCCATTTGCTACCTTTGACAGAAAATACGAGGGTATTGCGAAGTATCCTGCGGTATCCCGCGATATTAGTATGGTGGTACCGAAGAATATTCTCGTAGGACAGATAGAAACGATGATCGAACAGCGCGGAGGAAATATTCTGGAGGCTTATAATCTGTTCGATATTTATGAAGGAGCGCAGATCAAAGCGGGTTATAAGTCGGTGGCTTATTCTATTACATTCAGGGCGAAGGATAGGACGTTAGAAGAGAACGATGTTGCTTCGGCTATGAAGAAGATATTGAATGGATTGGAGAGCATGGGAATAGAACTGCGTCAATAG
- the pheS gene encoding phenylalanine--tRNA ligase subunit alpha: MKEKLNQIKEEAIRQIEASDALEKLNEIRVNYLGKKGELTAVLKSMKDVAPEDRPKVGQFVNETREEIEKVLEEYRVKMERSLRETRMKAEVIDVTLPAGKNNMGHRHPNTIALEEVERIFVGMGYEVVEGPEIEKDYYNFEALNIPEGHPAKDEQDTFYITGDILLRSQTSPTQVHEMEKGHLPIRMLAPGRVFRSDEVDATHSPSFHQIEGLVIDKNITFADLKGTLAVFAKELFGESTEVKFRPHHFQFTEPSAEMDVSCYKCGGKGCRFCKGSGWIEILGCGMVHPHVLRMSGIDPEKYTGFAFGIGLERIALLKYEIDDMRLLYENDIRFLKQF, encoded by the coding sequence ATGAAAGAAAAATTAAACCAGATTAAAGAAGAAGCCATCAGACAGATAGAAGCCAGCGATGCGCTTGAGAAATTGAATGAGATTCGCGTGAATTACTTGGGAAAAAAAGGGGAACTTACGGCGGTTCTGAAAAGTATGAAGGATGTAGCACCGGAAGATAGACCCAAGGTAGGGCAGTTTGTCAACGAGACGAGAGAAGAGATAGAAAAAGTATTGGAAGAATACAGAGTGAAAATGGAACGTTCCCTGCGGGAGACCAGGATGAAAGCGGAGGTCATCGATGTGACTCTTCCTGCCGGGAAGAATAATATGGGACACCGTCATCCGAATACGATAGCGTTGGAGGAAGTGGAGAGGATCTTCGTAGGCATGGGGTACGAAGTTGTAGAAGGACCGGAAATTGAAAAGGATTACTACAATTTTGAGGCGCTGAATATTCCTGAGGGACATCCTGCGAAAGATGAGCAGGATACCTTTTATATCACCGGAGATATTCTGCTAAGGTCACAGACTTCGCCCACTCAGGTACACGAGATGGAAAAAGGACATCTGCCTATCCGCATGCTGGCTCCTGGAAGAGTGTTCCGCTCTGATGAAGTGGATGCCACCCACTCTCCGTCCTTCCATCAGATTGAAGGCCTGGTAATCGATAAAAATATTACTTTCGCTGATTTGAAAGGAACGCTTGCAGTGTTTGCAAAAGAATTATTCGGGGAAAGCACCGAAGTAAAATTCAGACCTCATCATTTCCAATTTACGGAGCCCAGCGCAGAAATGGATGTTTCCTGCTATAAATGCGGCGGCAAAGGCTGCCGGTTCTGTAAAGGCTCCGGCTGGATTGAAATATTGGGCTGCGGGATGGTACATCCTCATGTGCTTCGGATGAGCGGCATCGACCCCGAGAAATATACCGGCTTTGCTTTCGGCATAGGTTTGGAGCGCATTGCACTTTTGAAATATGAAATCGATGACATGCGTCTGCTTTACGAGAACGATATTCGTTTCCTGAAACAATTTTAA
- a CDS encoding YihY/virulence factor BrkB family protein: MFKRILYIFNDFNRQTNRKNISAFAASTAFFLFLSLIPMLILLCSIIPYTTITEANLMTFMTDMTPDMVDSLVVSIIEDVYDKSAGVISIAAIATLWSAAKGMLALIRGLNEINDVDEDRNYVVLRGIAAFYTILMLLVLLLSLVVMVFGNALVNGVIRNVPETKKIFDFLMNFRLLFSFVIMILGFTMIYAYIPNKKLKFTLQIPGAVFSAIVWNLFSWAFSIYVGGVNDFSTYGNLATIVVIMLWLYMCIYIIMIGAYINRYFGPAYKFLFGVRLHNNN; the protein is encoded by the coding sequence GTGTTTAAAAGAATCCTTTATATCTTCAATGACTTCAATAGACAGACGAACAGAAAAAATATCAGCGCTTTTGCAGCAAGTACGGCATTTTTCCTTTTTTTGTCGTTAATTCCCATGCTGATTTTGCTTTGCTCCATCATTCCGTATACGACCATCACGGAAGCGAATCTCATGACCTTTATGACGGATATGACGCCGGATATGGTGGATTCCCTTGTAGTATCGATTATAGAAGATGTGTATGATAAATCGGCGGGAGTCATTTCCATAGCGGCAATCGCTACGCTCTGGTCGGCGGCGAAGGGAATGCTGGCCCTTATCCGGGGATTGAATGAGATCAACGACGTAGATGAGGATAGAAATTATGTGGTGCTTCGGGGAATCGCCGCTTTCTATACGATACTCATGCTCTTAGTCTTGCTATTATCCCTGGTAGTAATGGTATTTGGAAATGCTTTGGTAAACGGCGTGATCAGAAATGTGCCGGAGACAAAAAAGATATTCGATTTTTTAATGAATTTCCGATTGTTGTTTTCCTTTGTAATTATGATTTTAGGGTTTACCATGATTTATGCCTATATACCCAATAAGAAACTGAAATTCACGCTGCAGATACCAGGGGCTGTTTTCTCCGCAATCGTTTGGAACTTGTTTTCATGGGCCTTTTCCATCTATGTGGGAGGAGTGAATGATTTCAGCACTTACGGCAATTTGGCGACTATCGTTGTTATCATGCTTTGGCTGTACATGTGCATTTATATCATTATGATAGGAGCTTATATCAACAGATATTTTGGGCCGGCCTATAAATTTCTGTTCGGCGTACGGCTTCATAACAACAATTGA
- a CDS encoding SpoIID/LytB domain-containing protein, producing the protein MNKNVRMFLKMLFCIVGLLIIVYILAVSIRMGRIKQPEGEYIRLQDVLLLSEALEAGDGLETALAELKGELAANPEAVLTYEQFLSIFSAAMPQDAASGYEKEYEEKYKDGFFFLKEDWYRLYDSLLTYYDMRERIAFENIVILGTGLEVWDEEGNAFAEKEMLTEKGRFFYASDSFPQYKYQVIKAYKKDDIFLAVYQAVSRGYSLHNTWLVEAQDGTLRAFVQGYEIEIPYEKAEQAQREQIADMEFADGILQSVKIKNEKINGKLLSFGDGSIEIEGYGKYPYDEGLKIYKLYGTLSECGQEDLRIGYNFTDFVLEDGIVCAGLITRDEAMENIRVVIKNTDFASAYHEKLEFTADTDFTVSYGNYNDLKREEHKAGEKVVIDRDSEFFAGERVYIEPTALTGRIQLLSIGRAQGTPAYRGKLEISRTSEGLVAVNEVLLEEYLYSVVPSEMPASYPLEALKAQAICARTYAYRHMSHSGIAQFGAHVDDSAGYQVYNNIAENAQTTKAVKDTAGELLYYGEELCGSYYYSTSCGFGSDTNIWKSDSEEDTSYLVAKRIGEGGEQYSGEEMTKEDVFASFIGRSFDSDYEKEEAWYRWKYEVEHVDSEKILASIQKRYEANEKLVLTKIKDGSFSSEPVKKLGEIKNIYIEKRNSGGAADELIIEGTKNTYKIISEHNIRYVLSDGESMVIRQDGSEVATPTLLPSAYMTITTSKEGSVVVGYTLVGGGYGHGVGMSQNGAKAMANTGFDAQGILSFFYQTCEIKNAY; encoded by the coding sequence ATGAATAAAAATGTCAGAATGTTTCTGAAAATGCTGTTTTGTATCGTTGGCCTGCTTATTATTGTTTACATATTGGCTGTAAGTATCCGCATGGGGAGGATAAAACAGCCCGAAGGAGAATACATAAGGCTTCAGGATGTGCTGCTTCTCAGCGAGGCACTGGAGGCAGGAGACGGGTTGGAAACGGCTCTTGCTGAGCTTAAGGGGGAGTTGGCTGCGAATCCGGAAGCAGTCTTAACCTACGAACAGTTTTTAAGCATATTTTCTGCAGCTATGCCGCAGGATGCCGCATCCGGGTATGAGAAGGAATATGAAGAGAAGTATAAAGACGGCTTCTTTTTTTTGAAAGAGGATTGGTATCGTCTTTACGACAGCCTGCTCACCTATTATGATATGAGAGAGAGAATCGCTTTTGAGAATATAGTTATATTGGGGACGGGGCTGGAGGTATGGGACGAAGAAGGAAATGCGTTTGCAGAGAAAGAAATGCTGACGGAGAAGGGGAGATTTTTTTATGCCTCGGATTCGTTTCCTCAATACAAATACCAGGTAATCAAGGCATATAAGAAGGATGATATATTCCTTGCCGTCTATCAGGCGGTGAGCCGCGGATATAGTCTGCATAATACATGGTTAGTAGAAGCGCAGGACGGTACGCTGCGGGCGTTCGTGCAAGGATACGAAATAGAAATTCCATATGAGAAGGCTGAGCAAGCGCAGAGGGAGCAGATTGCCGATATGGAATTTGCAGACGGAATCCTGCAATCGGTAAAAATCAAGAATGAAAAGATAAACGGGAAGTTATTAAGCTTCGGAGATGGCAGTATCGAAATCGAAGGATATGGAAAATATCCTTATGATGAAGGGCTGAAGATTTATAAACTGTACGGGACACTGAGCGAGTGCGGACAGGAAGACCTGCGGATCGGCTATAATTTTACGGATTTCGTTTTGGAGGATGGGATTGTATGTGCGGGACTTATCACCAGAGACGAAGCCATGGAAAATATCCGAGTGGTCATAAAAAATACGGATTTTGCCAGCGCTTATCATGAAAAGCTGGAATTTACGGCGGACACGGATTTTACGGTAAGCTATGGCAATTACAATGACTTGAAGAGAGAAGAACATAAGGCAGGAGAAAAAGTTGTTATCGATAGAGACAGCGAATTTTTTGCAGGAGAAAGGGTTTATATAGAGCCCACAGCTTTGACGGGAAGAATTCAGCTATTGTCCATAGGGCGTGCGCAGGGAACGCCTGCTTATCGGGGAAAGCTGGAGATATCCCGTACTTCGGAAGGCTTGGTGGCCGTGAATGAAGTCTTGTTAGAGGAGTATTTGTATTCCGTGGTTCCGAGCGAGATGCCGGCCTCTTATCCGTTAGAAGCGTTGAAGGCGCAGGCGATATGCGCCAGAACCTACGCCTACAGGCATATGTCCCATTCGGGTATCGCCCAGTTCGGAGCGCATGTGGATGACAGCGCAGGATATCAAGTATATAATAATATCGCTGAGAACGCCCAGACCACCAAGGCGGTGAAGGATACGGCGGGAGAACTGCTGTACTACGGCGAAGAGTTGTGCGGTTCCTATTATTATTCCACCTCCTGTGGTTTCGGTTCGGACACCAATATATGGAAATCAGATTCCGAAGAGGATACTTCCTATCTAGTAGCAAAGCGGATAGGAGAAGGTGGTGAGCAATATAGCGGAGAAGAAATGACGAAGGAGGATGTATTCGCTTCCTTCATCGGCAGGTCCTTCGATTCTGATTACGAAAAAGAAGAGGCTTGGTACCGGTGGAAATATGAAGTGGAACATGTGGACTCAGAGAAAATCCTTGCTTCAATTCAAAAGCGCTATGAAGCGAATGAAAAACTCGTTCTGACAAAGATAAAGGACGGAAGCTTTTCAAGTGAGCCCGTAAAAAAACTGGGAGAGATAAAGAATATCTATATCGAAAAAAGAAACAGCGGTGGCGCGGCGGATGAACTCATCATAGAAGGGACAAAAAATACATATAAAATCATATCAGAGCACAATATAAGATATGTGCTAAGCGATGGAGAGAGTATGGTAATCAGACAGGATGGAAGTGAGGTGGCGACACCCACGCTGCTTCCCAGCGCCTATATGACAATTACGACTAGCAAAGAAGGAAGCGTTGTGGTAGGATATACCTTAGTCGGGGGAGGATACGGACACGGCGTAGGAATGTCTCAGAACGGCGCGAAAGCTATGGCGAATACGGGCTTTGATGCGCAGGGTATTCTATCATTTTTTTACCAGACCTGCGAAATAAAAAATGCATATTAA
- a CDS encoding ABC transporter ATP-binding protein has translation MIKILNARKQYTDEVEIGPLNIQIPKAGLTSLIGPNGAGKSTALLMIGRLLNMDEGQIEIANMDVSKSKSEDLAKVLTILRQENHFVTRLTVRQLAGFGRFPYSKGRLTKEDESIISKYIDFLDLTDLENRYLDELSGGQRQRAYVAMVLCQETEYVLLDEPLNNLDVARSVQMMEHLRHAANEFGRTILTVMHDINFAAKYSDRICAMKAGRIAAFGTVEDIMDPELLTNIFETKIEIIDGPYGPIAIY, from the coding sequence ATGATAAAGATTCTTAATGCGAGAAAGCAGTATACGGATGAGGTGGAAATTGGCCCTTTAAATATCCAAATACCGAAGGCTGGCCTTACTTCTTTGATCGGCCCCAATGGCGCAGGAAAATCTACGGCCCTTTTGATGATCGGAAGACTTCTGAATATGGACGAGGGGCAAATAGAGATAGCCAATATGGATGTTTCTAAATCGAAATCAGAAGATTTGGCAAAAGTTCTGACTATTTTACGGCAAGAAAATCATTTTGTAACAAGACTTACTGTCAGACAATTAGCTGGCTTTGGACGGTTTCCTTATTCAAAGGGCAGATTAACAAAAGAGGATGAGTCGATTATTTCTAAATATATTGATTTTTTGGATCTGACTGATTTAGAAAATAGGTATTTAGACGAGCTTTCCGGCGGTCAAAGGCAAAGAGCGTATGTGGCAATGGTTTTGTGTCAGGAGACGGAATATGTATTGTTGGATGAGCCTCTGAACAACCTTGATGTTGCCCGTTCCGTTCAAATGATGGAGCATTTGAGGCATGCTGCCAATGAATTTGGGCGGACCATTCTCACGGTAATGCATGATATAAATTTTGCAGCCAAATATTCTGACAGGATCTGTGCTATGAAAGCAGGACGGATTGCTGCTTTCGGAACGGTTGAAGATATTATGGATCCGGAACTTTTGACAAATATTTTTGAAACAAAAATAGAAATCATCGATGGTCCTTATGGACCAATAGCGATTTATTGA
- a CDS encoding iron chelate uptake ABC transporter family permease subunit, translating into MSGFVYNKNRSARAFRSKKEEKRYWILLITLIALGVLASYGLLVYGNPVPLDSPSFIPVVKRRMVAITAMIISAICQSLATVAFQSSTNNRIITPSLLGFEALYGAINTSTMFFFGASVFVNFSGIESFLFKVAIMILMCLMLYGWLLSGKYGNLQLMLLVGVIIGTGLKSVSSFMRRLLAPSEFDVLQARLFGSVNNAEAEYFPVAIPIVIIAALLILAYSKKLNVLSLGKNASTSLGVNHQFGVIYTLVLVSVLMSISTSLVGPLTFYGFLVATLTYQAAPTYDHRYIFPMALAIGFLIITGSYFFMYHIFRAQGVVSVIIEMFGGIVFLIVMLRKGTL; encoded by the coding sequence ATGAGCGGGTTTGTTTATAATAAAAATAGATCGGCCAGAGCTTTTCGTTCTAAGAAAGAGGAAAAACGTTATTGGATTTTGCTGATAACGTTGATTGCGTTAGGGGTACTTGCTTCCTACGGGCTTTTGGTTTATGGGAACCCTGTGCCGTTAGATTCCCCTTCTTTTATTCCGGTTGTGAAGAGAAGGATGGTAGCGATTACAGCAATGATTATTTCTGCAATTTGTCAAAGTTTAGCTACAGTTGCCTTCCAATCGAGTACGAATAACAGGATTATAACACCTTCACTTCTAGGGTTTGAAGCACTTTATGGGGCAATAAATACCAGTACAATGTTTTTCTTCGGTGCCAGTGTATTTGTGAATTTCAGCGGCATTGAATCATTTCTATTTAAAGTTGCCATTATGATTTTGATGTGCCTGATGCTTTATGGATGGCTGCTTTCCGGAAAGTATGGAAATTTACAGCTCATGCTTCTGGTCGGAGTTATTATTGGAACCGGTCTGAAGTCTGTGTCATCTTTTATGAGAAGACTTCTGGCGCCATCTGAATTTGATGTTTTACAGGCGAGATTGTTCGGCTCTGTCAATAATGCGGAGGCTGAGTACTTTCCCGTTGCAATTCCCATTGTAATAATCGCGGCATTACTTATCCTTGCCTATTCTAAAAAACTAAATGTATTGTCACTTGGAAAAAATGCCAGTACTTCTTTGGGGGTTAATCATCAATTTGGGGTAATATATACCCTTGTATTAGTTTCTGTTCTGATGTCAATTTCAACCTCTTTAGTCGGTCCGCTTACTTTTTATGGATTTTTAGTTGCGACTTTAACTTATCAGGCAGCGCCGACTTATGACCACAGATATATTTTCCCAATGGCGCTTGCGATAGGATTTTTGATAATAACAGGCTCATATTTTTTTATGTATCATATTTTCAGGGCGCAAGGTGTTGTTTCCGTCATTATTGAAATGTTTGGGGGAATTGTATTTCTGATTGTAATGTTAAGGAAGGGAACTTTATGA
- a CDS encoding ABC transporter permease: MPKNTVHKFTGAEISQPQHYNYNKIWTKPFILAVIIVFILGIISLFTGVYDIQGQEDGMDMFFITRVPRTASLMLTGAAMSMSGLVTQLITQNRLVEPTTTGTIEWAGLGLVFVYLVFPAPTLVLRMTGAIVFSFIGTMIFFLFLRRVKLRSSLIVPIIGMMLGAVISAISTFIGLVFQMTQNIETWFVGSFAPVQIGRYEYLWLIVIVTFFIFIYADRLTLAGLGEDVATSLGVNYNKIVIWGTGLISFAVGIVAAVIGNLPFLGLIVPNIISMYRGDDLRSNLPWVCVLGMGAITLCDIISRTIIMPFEVPVSLILGTVGAVIFIVILLKQRRLR, translated from the coding sequence GTGCCTAAAAACACAGTACATAAATTCACAGGGGCTGAGATTTCTCAGCCCCAGCATTATAATTACAATAAAATATGGACAAAGCCTTTTATACTAGCAGTTATTATTGTTTTTATTTTAGGTATTATATCATTGTTTACCGGAGTTTATGATATACAAGGACAAGAAGATGGGATGGATATGTTTTTCATAACCCGTGTTCCAAGAACAGCGTCATTAATGCTTACCGGCGCAGCAATGTCGATGTCAGGACTGGTAACGCAGCTTATCACCCAGAATCGCCTGGTGGAACCTACCACAACCGGAACAATTGAATGGGCAGGCCTGGGACTTGTTTTTGTTTATTTGGTATTTCCTGCGCCGACTTTGGTTTTAAGAATGACGGGGGCGATTGTTTTTTCTTTTATAGGGACTATGATCTTCTTTTTGTTTTTAAGAAGGGTTAAACTTCGTTCGTCTTTAATTGTCCCGATTATAGGAATGATGCTTGGAGCAGTCATTTCTGCAATTTCCACTTTTATCGGACTCGTTTTTCAAATGACGCAAAATATTGAAACCTGGTTTGTAGGTTCTTTTGCGCCGGTTCAAATCGGAAGATATGAATATCTATGGTTAATCGTGATAGTTACTTTTTTTATTTTTATTTATGCGGATAGATTGACTCTGGCCGGATTAGGGGAAGATGTTGCAACAAGCCTTGGGGTAAATTATAACAAGATTGTTATTTGGGGCACCGGTCTTATTTCCTTTGCAGTTGGGATTGTTGCGGCTGTTATCGGAAACTTGCCTTTTTTAGGACTAATTGTACCGAATATTATTTCAATGTACCGAGGCGATGATCTTAGGAGTAATCTGCCTTGGGTATGTGTATTGGGAATGGGGGCCATCACCCTTTGTGACATCATTTCCCGCACGATCATAATGCCCTTTGAAGTTCCTGTCTCTTTGATACTTGGAACTGTGGGAGCGGTTATATTTATTGTTATTTTGTTGAAACAAAGGAGGCTGAGATGA
- a CDS encoding siderophore ABC transporter substrate-binding protein, whose product MKKLNLLKITVFTTAFAMMLMGCANSSNETAAPETSQEESETAAPEASQEESETTAPETSQEESEPAEVTTVEITDVHGTVTVPINPKNVVALDNRTFETLADWGIELAAVPKGVMPADSSYVSDDSVQDIGNHSEPNLEIIAAVDPELVIVGQRFAGYYEDIKALVPNAAVIDLNFDVSEEAEAPGDNLINGLKDSTIALGKIFDKNDEAEQLVADFDKAIEDAKSAYNGTDTVISVVVSGGEIGFSAPRSGRVWGPMYEVFGWVSALEVDGATSDHQGDDISVEAIAQSNPDWIFVLDRDAAISSAEDAVPAQDVIDNSPALQNTTAVTEGQIIYAPNDTYTNESIQTYLELFGDLASALAK is encoded by the coding sequence ATGAAAAAATTAAATTTACTTAAAATAACTGTATTTACAACAGCTTTTGCCATGATGCTCATGGGCTGTGCAAATTCAAGCAATGAAACCGCCGCTCCAGAAACCAGCCAGGAGGAAAGTGAAACCGCCGCTCCTGAGGCAAGTCAGGAGGAAAGTGAAACTACTGCTCCCGAAACCAGTCAGGAGGAAAGTGAGCCTGCCGAAGTCACGACAGTTGAAATCACAGATGTTCATGGAACGGTTACTGTTCCCATAAATCCCAAGAATGTAGTGGCTTTGGATAATAGAACCTTTGAAACTTTAGCAGATTGGGGAATTGAATTAGCGGCGGTTCCAAAGGGAGTAATGCCTGCGGATTCGTCATATGTAAGTGATGATTCTGTTCAGGATATTGGGAATCACAGCGAACCAAATCTTGAAATTATAGCGGCGGTAGACCCTGAACTTGTTATTGTAGGTCAAAGATTTGCCGGTTATTATGAAGACATAAAAGCGTTAGTGCCAAATGCTGCTGTTATTGACCTTAATTTTGATGTCTCCGAGGAAGCGGAGGCACCGGGAGATAACTTAATAAACGGACTTAAGGACTCTACCATTGCATTGGGAAAAATTTTTGATAAAAATGATGAAGCTGAACAATTGGTAGCCGATTTTGATAAAGCTATTGAAGATGCAAAGTCTGCGTATAATGGCACAGACACCGTTATCAGTGTTGTAGTTTCCGGCGGAGAGATTGGTTTTTCTGCTCCTCGTTCCGGACGTGTCTGGGGGCCGATGTATGAAGTTTTTGGATGGGTCTCAGCATTAGAGGTTGACGGCGCTACTTCAGATCATCAAGGTGATGATATTTCTGTTGAAGCTATCGCGCAAAGTAATCCGGACTGGATTTTCGTACTGGATCGTGACGCGGCAATATCTTCTGCAGAGGATGCAGTTCCTGCTCAGGATGTGATCGATAATTCTCCTGCCCTTCAAAACACAACTGCCGTTACGGAGGGACAGATAATATACGCACCGAACGATACCTATACAAATGAGTCAATACAAACTTATTTAGAGTTATTTGGAGATCTTGCAAGCGCTTTGGCAAAGTAG